The Glycine max cultivar Williams 82 chromosome 17, Glycine_max_v4.0, whole genome shotgun sequence genome contains the following window.
TTCATCACTTTCTTTAGGTTTTATGGAAGGATACCAAAAAATACTACTATTCATAATGCTGGGACCATATCATGCATGTGTTATGCACACACTACTCCAAATGACCGTTTGAAGCACAAAAACACATGCTTTACGACATTGGCAATTGGCAACTTCATTCGACGTGGACAAGgaaaatactattaaaaaataattaatctgtTGAATTCCATAAACAAAtatcagtaatttttttaatatatatttttatctctaattaaatagtatttttactcatttattttcattatacaaaattttcattattaatgacAAATTCATATACAAATTTGATGGATTAAGAACTTTTCACCtcacctaattaattaaaaagtatttattgtaTTTGGTGTTACTAGTGAAAAACAAGTAACTTTtggaattaattaatgatataaatGTATAAGTAAATATTAATGACTTAGAAAAAAGAATTCACATAGACTTAAAAAGACTATTATATTAATGTGTGAAGTATTGATTAagggtaattttgaaaaaaatatttaatataatattgattttataaaaaggattatattttgaaagaattttattaagaatattaattaatatcacaACGGTGATGAATAATGAATCTTTAGACTTGGACTTTCTTTAAGTAACTCGAGTATTAATTAAGTTGCATCaagtaatgtttttaaaactaatttttattttttatatataaaatgttatgTGTATTTAAACTATCACGTTAAATATTTAagcaattcaattttaattaaataaaattattataaataatacatttttcttacggataataaaatacaattttccttgccaaatttttattcaactgttttttttttaaggatttgaagTGAAGACCACTACTAACCACTAATAGTGAAAATTTAGTTATCAAAATTCTTTTGTGAAAAGTTGATGTAGAATAgttataaatacttttatattaatttcttatattttacaataaatgttGAATACGTTTTAGATTTCTATCccatcaaatatatttattctcatttaatattttcataaaacaaTAGAAAGATTTATAGGAAAGTTTAGAAgtaatattttgtattaatgTGTATAGTACAATTAGCCTAATGGCCAGAATTGCAATTTACAAATGCCAAGAGTGGAGAGTGAAATGGGGAATTTATCAAATAGAGTCACGGGTTAATAATAGTTGGACTTTAAGGACATGACGACAGTACCTGAGGCTGGGAGGAGATGACCCACATGTCTTAGGGTATTAGACTTTGTACGCACTGCCACCCCAATCAACGTTCTCAAATCTCAAATTCTCTAATTAAGCTAGTGCTAAGCATGTCATTAGACCAAAAACACGTTATCTATCCGTTTGTAACTATGTAAGTAAAATCAATGGAGGGAACTATTGTTTTTTGTTCTGATGCAAGCAGGGGTCCGGTTTATATccgttaatataataaaatatttattattttataatagaatAACTGTGAATATAAttagtataattattaataGAATATTTAAGTTTATTCTATTTATTACTACATGCATgctaataaagtaaaatatttattagtaaaTAACAATAGaactttcaataaaatatttattattaaatatatttttcttgattACATTAGActaattgaataattattttttatttatcatgatAGATTTAACGGATTGATTTGTTAATgcaatcataatatatatatgaattattatatacacaTCTTAATAACTATAATTAcatgtaataattatttgttattatgaataaaaaaataaaaaggaattgATATACACCTATTAGAcacaacttaatgaataaaatatttattactaaatactaatatatacaattagcgtcagaaattttaaattgtaattttctatttttgttatagtaattgaacaaaataattaagaaatgtgTAATTAGGctaattgaattattattatttatttattataatagaaaacaatttaaaatttaatggattAAATTGTTAATGTAATCATAATATATGTAGAAAAGAGATTCATTTATttcaaaagtaattattttagagttatttttcatctttatcatttatttttttaagatatattgaaaaaaatgatgatatctcctcatatttatatatatattgtaaacacctttattacaataattaaatgtaataatttattattatgaataaaaaaaatggaattgtTTGTGTGTCGAAACAACATACACCCTAACAAAAAGTGACCGTTGGAAAGACGAGGATATATCTTCGTCTATATATGttcttaaaatagaaaattatattatatatatagagatataTAGAGTAACACTAACACTGCAGTGATCGTATTAATCAGCTAGCCACAAGGTACCCAAATAGCCTCAGGCTATAAATTTCAATACCCCTCTCGCCAATTGATCTGTTTTAATTTGTACTTCCACTTCCACATTGCATCTGGTGTGTTTTTTCTTCTACTATAGCTATCTTTCATTCTCTCTCTAGCTACACACAACCTCTGTATATTCTCCGCGCGCGCTTTCGATCGATGCTATTATAGTGTTCCCTACCTACCTTATGGCTCCTCTCTTCATCTCAATGCAAATGCTTCTTCTGGTTTTCACTTGCATATTATTGCATGTCACATGCACAACTTACCACGACAGCACCCCCAAAACAGTGCCTTCTACAAACTCCTCTAAGTGGGTGGGGCCCATCGGACACCGAGTAATCACCGTTGACGTTAACGGCGGAGCCCATTTCCGCTCAGTCAAAGCCGCCGTCAATGCTGTCCCGGAGAACAACAGAATGAACGTCCTTATTCAAATAAGCGCCGGATATTACATGTACTATTATTCTtccactaattaattaatacacattacaacttattttttgGTCGGCATCTACCATAGATTAATTCTGCTCGTAATACTCTCATGATCGTTGGTCCCAACGATTTTCATTAAATAGATTGTTTCCACAGTGTATGAGCGCAAAGTGTTTACACTAGAAAGTTGTTTAATTATTTCAGTGTTATTAGCTCACTCTTCACTAATAATAATTCTGACAATTAATGATATAATTAGTAACTAATAATAAGTTTTGCTGTTGGGTTTTGTGGGTGTAGAGAGAAGGTGGTAGTGCCCGTGACGAAGCCGTACATTACGTTTCAAGGTGCGGGAAGGGATGTGACGGTGATAGAATGGCATGATAGGGCTAGTGACCCTGGTCCCAACGGCCAACAACTGCGTACTTACAGAACTGCTTCTGTTACTGTTTTTGCCAATTATTTCTCTGCCAGGAATATCAGCTTCAAGGTAAAATCAATTCAGCTGTCATTTTTTAACACTACATTATTTCTATTCTTAGTCACATTATTACTAATTATCATGCTtatttattctctctttagcTGTCAAATAGGTTTTTAGAtgtccaaaaatattttttgaaatgatCGAATTCCTTAAAATGACACTCTTATTCTTCTTCAATATGTCTTTTTGTAATTACTACGTCATGTGAAGCATGTTTTAACTAACAACCCCAAAGCCTGTACTCTATGTCTTGTCACCATCGATATATTTATTAGCAGTTAGCGACTTTTTGTTGCATGTGTAAAGATTCTTTTTACTACTAACACTGCGGTTAAGGTTTCATCAAATTTTAAACTTCGATCCTATCTCATTatcatatatgattttttttttatttctcacttaaattttattttttcataaacatgtatatcaaaaaaatatttcacaaaaATCAAAGGAACTGTTATACACAGAATAATTGTACAAAAATCATTTTCCTAGCTATTTGTAAAGAACAGAAGAGAAAAACATTCCCTTGTTGCGTCTTTTTAAAAGTAGCTAGGGTTCcgtattaatatattttttttcttctggatAAATGTGGAGTTTAATGTGCAAAGCTTGAGTTGCGGTATAGCTAAGATGATATCATAAAGTCAATAATTAAGTCATAGATGGGTCCATTTCCATGAATCACTACTTCATACTATTATGAACTTTGAATATGTAGAGTGCGATTCCTTTTCCGCCAAAACTTTAGAAGCaattaatcaataaattaatatcaaatGGTGCAGAACACAGCACCGGCACCCATGCCGGGAATGGAGGGGTGGCAAGCGGCGGCGTTTCGCATATCCGGAGACAAAGCCTATTTCTCCGGCTGTGGATTCTACGGTGCACAAGACACTCTTTGCGACGACGCTGGCCGCCATTATTTCAAAGAATGTTACATCGAGGGCTCCATAGATTTCATCTTTGGCAATGGCAGGTCCATGTACAAGGTAATTCATTAATCAATTTCACTGGTGTTTGTGTATTTATATACtattttacttctttatttttattttattgtctgcagaaaattattttcgtcacactattcttatatatttatatataatgaaacaaacatttcaataaattattgttCCATCTTTTTTATCCATTTGGGTAAGATCAGTAGTTTTAAATTGGCTAGGGTGTTAGTGGGGCACGACATGGTTGCATGAAAAAGGGTATGAGCTTTTTGCCAATTTGACATATATTAATGTACCTTTAACCTTTGTTTCAGAAGACTCATCACTTATCAAAATGTCAATGTGTCACGCACTTTagattcttttgtcattttttttaagccGGGTGCAGATTTCTAACTTCTACAGCTTTACTGTTTTGGCTTTTGGTTTCATAATGTCTGTGGCTTTTGATATTTGGAATGCTCCATCGCCCTTGGCTCTTTGGGAAAGAGTCTTGTAAACtctttttgaattttcttaCCTGCTTGCACACGTGACTTTCATTTATGCTCAATTGTAAGATGTACTCATATaagcctaattttttttttcttctttatttaataCATTGGAATTCCTTAttgtaaattgaaatttgtaaaaaaatactttctaaACCATAATCTAAATATAAAGTTGATAGAGTAACATGTTTGGGTTATTATAATCTAAACAAGCCTTTAGTTAGTTGTTGGGGTAACTGAGAGTATAGATTGGTCCAGGATTGCAGGCTACACTCAATTGCGACGAGGTTTGGGTCAATAGCAGCCCAAGACAGGCAATTCCCATACGAGAAGACGGGCTTCTCATTCGTACGGTGCAAGGTGACAGGAACAGGCCCAATTTACGTGGGCCGTGCAATGGGCCAGTACTCCAGGATTGTCTATGCCTACACTTACTTTGACGGCATAGTTGCACATGGTGGTTGGGATGATATTGATTGGAACACTTCCAACAATAACAAGTAAGACCTAACTTTTaccaaccttttttttattataagctAGAGAATATTACTAATCGTGTTAGATCATGCAAATTTTCTTTTGGCTATAATTCATAGCACACTTCTTTGTACGTGTTCATactatacatataattaatcaCTTTACTAATTATggtattttattatgatttgggCTAATATTGAATTCCACTGCCTCAGGACTGTGTTCTTTGGAGTGTACAAATGCTGGGGACCAGGAGCAGCGGCTATACGTGGAGTCCCATTGGCCCAAGAGCTAGATTTCGAATCTGCACATCCATTCCTTGTCAAGAGTTTTGTCAATGGAAGACACTGGATTGCACCCTCTGATGCTTAGTTAACTGATAATATTCCAatcaaccaaagaaaaaaaaaaaaactccatagGAAATTGCACAGTTACAGTCTATCCAATACTATTGATGTCATTATCTCCTTTTTTTCTGGGTTTAACCATAGgaaattcattcattcaatatTTAATAAGAGATATTTCTTCTTGTTAGGTAACTGACAAATATACTCGATGGCCTggattttatattgattattcttttttattttttatggatatattgattattctttgatcactttcaaatgcaataaattcttaattcttaCATGAATAAACTTTTTCGTTGtgtttatcttaattcaatacATTCTCTTATCACTTTCATATTCAGGGATCTCGAGAATGATAGGAAATGTTTGTCAAAAAATCAGAaagcaacttttttttatgagaatgaaaataaaGGCCACAAGGCAAAAACtagaagaaaattttgtttGCAACTAGCAGTAACTCGTAATGTAATTGCTTTCAGAAAATATTGATAGACAAGCCCTTAGTATCTTCATCTTTCTATAACGGTAGAACCTATGTTGAgtacttaaattatttttttttagtcccacaatagattttacatttttatagttttattttaaatttaaatagttatttatataacattttaattatcaaacaacaaataaaaaattaatattatatttttttatttatcattaaaaattaaattgattagaaATTAGAAATACATAACCTTGAGAGAGAtagggaaattaaaaaaaaaattacaacattaaattaattacttaactTACACCTAATATACAATTTATAGTTTAATCGTTGACTTCCACACATGATAAATGTATCCTTCATTAGGATATCATATAACATCATTATGTTCTCTATCTATTTTGTCTCGGTCATTTTTATTGTTCCGTACCACACAAATTGAtattattagaatttagaagATGTTGTAACTTCTTTTCGCTTGCTCTTCTAGATTGATGAGGGTGTGAATTGAACTCATGAGGATCCATTTAGAGGGAAAAAATGAATTGAGATATAGATtgtgaaaatgaaactaaaacaaGAGAATGAGATTAGAAAAAATTGAGTTTGagaaattaagaatgagaatgagaataatAGTTGGGATACATGTGATCACCAATCTTCTCAATTTATAGGATTAAGTTGGTATctacttttataatattttaataagaaagagaaaatacacAATACTGATCAGATGCCCTAATAACAAACGATTAAATTTTATGAGTAAAGTGTAGATTTTTGTAACATTCTCTTCTTCACCTACTCTGGTTATCTGAGTGACAAGCAACTACACATTTCACAATGACACTTTACCTTCCTCCTccactttcttttatttttttccccccCAATTCCCACATGAgccctcctcttcctcctcctccacttttttttttttttctttcattcccACACAATTACCTCTGTTGCCCCACCCTACTCTATTTCTGGAATCAAGATCATCGGACCTCCTCTGTCAAGGAATGACAGTTTGGGGGAAAACCTGTTCGTGCATTAgatttgtcttttcttttttattatttatcattttgattgttgttgttggatgaattgttCTTGTTGCCTGGACTGTATTTGATTTTGATCTGGTGTTCTTTCTTTGGCTCTTGAGTTAGTCGTTTCCCTCTAGAAGTCATTAAACAATGgacattaaaaaatactttttaaaaaaaaaaaaacaatgagatTCTTCGGGGTTCTTCTTCAGGATCAGTTCTTACACAGTGTAGAACCTGCATCACTCTCTATTGCTGGTTCTTGGGAAGAACCATTCTTGTGTGCAAGAACCCACTCCAAGATCATACAGTAAAGATACTCTTATGATCACCAATTAGTGCCTTATAATCAAATAGCTTATGTTACTTATTATGGACATCATCATATTCAAGGATTCAGGGATCTCGGGAATGATAGGAAATGATTCTCAAAATATCAGAAAGCAAATTTCGTTTGCAACTCGTAATCTATTAGCTTCCAGAGAAAATATTGATAGACAAGCACTCATCATATACAACCTTAAAAAGAGGCTTTAATTGTGGATTCCTCATAACCTTATAGTAAGTAGGAAAAAACATTGTAGcgcataaaactattttattctgacaagtgaaaattaaatattcctAAAAAACTGTAAACCAGCAGCTGCAACATAGTAAAAGGGAAGAAATAGCTTCACATTATGCAACAATTTGGCTGAGTTTCAAGCATCTCTGGAGATCTGCAAAAGAAAATGTTCCTTTCAGTTGATGCAGATACAATAATGTAGTTGAAAActacatgatatatatatatatattaaaaaagtaagTTTCCAGAAAAGCTAAAAGAATAGAATGACAATGCATGCTGCCCAGTGGAGGA
Protein-coding sequences here:
- the LOC100796327 gene encoding probable pectinesterase 68; translation: MAPLFISMQMLLLVFTCILLHVTCTTYHDSTPKTVPSTNSSKWVGPIGHRVITVDVNGGAHFRSVKAAVNAVPENNRMNVLIQISAGYYIEKVVVPVTKPYITFQGAGRDVTVIEWHDRASDPGPNGQQLRTYRTASVTVFANYFSARNISFKNTAPAPMPGMEGWQAAAFRISGDKAYFSGCGFYGAQDTLCDDAGRHYFKECYIEGSIDFIFGNGRSMYKDCRLHSIATRFGSIAAQDRQFPYEKTGFSFVRCKVTGTGPIYVGRAMGQYSRIVYAYTYFDGIVAHGGWDDIDWNTSNNNKTVFFGVYKCWGPGAAAIRGVPLAQELDFESAHPFLVKSFVNGRHWIAPSDA